One Sodalinema gerasimenkoae IPPAS B-353 DNA segment encodes these proteins:
- a CDS encoding mechanosensitive ion channel family protein translates to MLDYLPEYLPNTLDLNDLFQWSSMAVGAGLTLAILFVLRPILNFINRPQENSSPLGNLYRVLLYPNLQLLGIVLSLTTLEVAALRFEVGTWLETPLSLGLTVAIAWFLSRVVAQLFDVYFLDIILRKGSKINELLNLGKLVSNLVILITSVFVFAQTHQVNLLGLLASLGIGGLAVAFAAQKTLEQVLGGIVLYLDKPFTIDDYVGLPDGTFGRVESIGLRSTKIRCSGKGTLMIIPNGNLTQMTVENFTGGKKVMAILYLNFKQDIPEDERALIRQVIIRGTSDIFGIDSRNTDVAFKSVCETGSKIRTQAQTTFFILGSGSVSMEIRRQVLDVANQKIAQQLKEYGVVFDIEEPTIYVDSPITI, encoded by the coding sequence ATGCTAGATTATCTACCAGAATATTTACCTAATACGTTAGATTTAAATGATTTATTTCAATGGAGTTCGATGGCCGTTGGGGCGGGGTTGACTCTGGCAATTCTTTTTGTTTTACGTCCCATCTTGAATTTCATTAACCGCCCTCAAGAAAATAGCTCGCCGCTAGGAAATCTCTATCGAGTTTTGTTGTACCCTAATTTACAGCTTCTGGGGATTGTTTTAAGTTTAACTACTCTGGAAGTGGCGGCGCTACGATTTGAGGTAGGGACTTGGCTAGAAACTCCTCTGAGTTTAGGGTTGACTGTGGCGATCGCCTGGTTTTTATCTCGGGTTGTTGCCCAACTATTTGATGTTTATTTTTTAGATATAATTCTTAGAAAAGGAAGTAAAATCAATGAATTATTAAATCTTGGTAAACTGGTTTCCAACCTCGTTATTCTCATTACGTCAGTTTTTGTGTTTGCCCAAACACACCAAGTCAATTTATTGGGCTTACTCGCAAGTTTAGGGATTGGCGGTTTGGCAGTTGCTTTTGCAGCACAAAAAACCCTAGAACAGGTCCTAGGAGGAATTGTTCTATATCTGGATAAACCCTTCACCATTGATGATTATGTGGGACTTCCCGATGGAACCTTTGGTCGTGTCGAATCCATTGGCTTACGCTCGACTAAAATTCGCTGTTCTGGGAAAGGAACCTTAATGATTATCCCCAATGGCAATTTAACGCAAATGACCGTAGAGAATTTCACGGGGGGTAAGAAGGTGATGGCAATTTTATACTTAAACTTCAAACAGGATATCCCCGAAGATGAGCGGGCCCTAATTCGCCAAGTCATCATTCGCGGTACGTCTGATATTTTTGGCATTGACTCCCGCAATACGGATGTGGCCTTTAAATCCGTTTGCGAGACAGGAAGCAAGATCAGAACTCAGGCTCAAACGACATTCTTTATTTTAGGCTCGGGCAGTGTCTCCATGGAAATTCGCCGCCAGGTTCTGGATGTGGCGAATCAGAAAATCGCCCAACAGCTTAAAGAGTATGGGGTCGTTTTTGACATTGAGGAACCTACTATCTATGTGGACTCTCCCATCACCATTTAA
- a CDS encoding protein adenylyltransferase SelO, giving the protein MTVPESSQSPVSRNPFLSLEYETALESLGDDYYDLVEAADFPTHILRFRGDRLLPKLGLDPKQVSDDHFIESFGKFGSSRPFLALCYHGYQFGEYNPRLGDGRGFLYGQVRGTDGKLYDFGTKGSGTTPYSRGGDGRLTLKGGVREIIASETLARLGVNTSRCLSVIETGEQLWRGDEPSPTRSCVMVRLSQSHIRFGTFERLHYLRRKDLSKTLLDHVMDVYYPHIDRQQPQAYLQFYRELVDRTAKLAAQWMVAGFCHAVLNTDNMSITGESFDYGPYAFIPSYDPKFTAAYFDYYGRYSYGNQPLVCKLNLELLQQPLSGVTPDLTPEAMSEALKEFDRSYETNYRQGMLRRLGLLNLDETDGRELVKLTVDLLRDNEVGYHDFFSQLRQQFSPEWRDNPDAIFAKADPPQILQPWTALYHRFLQAYSTTELKDIQSHLAAVNPNQIPIRPEIEAIWEPITQADNWQPFYDFLDRIWA; this is encoded by the coding sequence ATGACCGTTCCTGAAAGTTCGCAGTCCCCTGTATCTCGTAATCCGTTTCTCAGCCTAGAGTACGAAACCGCCTTAGAATCCTTGGGAGACGACTACTACGACCTCGTCGAAGCAGCGGACTTTCCCACCCATATCCTACGCTTTCGTGGCGATCGCCTGCTTCCCAAGCTGGGACTTGACCCAAAACAAGTTTCTGACGACCATTTTATCGAAAGTTTCGGAAAATTTGGCAGTTCCCGCCCATTCCTTGCTCTGTGTTACCACGGCTACCAATTTGGAGAATATAATCCCCGCCTCGGGGACGGACGAGGCTTTCTCTACGGACAAGTGCGAGGAACCGACGGGAAACTCTACGATTTTGGCACCAAAGGCAGCGGCACCACCCCCTACTCCCGAGGCGGAGACGGCCGTCTCACCCTCAAAGGAGGCGTGCGAGAAATCATCGCCTCGGAAACCTTGGCCCGTCTCGGAGTCAACACCTCCCGCTGTCTGAGTGTCATCGAAACCGGCGAACAACTCTGGCGGGGAGACGAACCCTCACCCACCCGTTCCTGCGTCATGGTTCGGCTGAGTCAGTCTCACATTCGCTTTGGCACCTTTGAACGCCTCCATTACCTGCGACGCAAAGACCTCAGCAAAACCCTCCTCGATCACGTGATGGATGTGTATTATCCTCACATCGATCGCCAACAGCCCCAAGCCTATCTCCAGTTTTACCGAGAACTGGTCGATCGCACTGCCAAACTGGCCGCCCAATGGATGGTGGCCGGATTCTGTCATGCGGTCCTAAACACCGACAACATGTCCATCACCGGGGAAAGCTTCGACTACGGCCCCTACGCCTTCATCCCCAGTTACGACCCTAAATTCACCGCCGCCTACTTCGACTATTACGGTCGCTACAGCTACGGCAATCAACCCTTAGTTTGTAAACTCAATCTAGAACTGCTGCAACAGCCTCTCTCAGGAGTCACCCCCGACTTAACCCCCGAGGCCATGAGTGAGGCTCTCAAGGAGTTCGATCGCAGCTACGAAACCAACTATCGTCAGGGAATGCTGCGACGACTGGGCCTTCTGAACCTGGATGAAACTGACGGCCGGGAACTCGTGAAACTAACCGTCGACCTCCTACGAGACAACGAGGTGGGGTATCACGATTTCTTCAGCCAACTGCGTCAACAATTCTCCCCAGAATGGCGAGATAACCCAGATGCCATCTTCGCCAAAGCCGACCCCCCCCAGATTTTACAACCCTGGACTGCCCTCTATCACCGCTTCCTCCAGGCCTACTCCACCACTGAACTCAAAGACATTCAATCCCATCTTGCCGCCGTCAACCCCAATCAAATCCCCATCCGCCCTGAAATCGAAGCCATCTGGGAACCCATCACCCAGGCCGATAACTGGCAACCCTTCTACGATTTCCTCGATCGCATCTGGGCCTAA
- the cysS gene encoding cysteine--tRNA ligase, producing the protein MTLSIYNTQTRTKEPFEPTVLGEVKMYCCGVTVYDDCHLGHARSYIVWDTVRRYLQWRGYRVQYLQNFTDIDDKILNRAKERGVSMAEISQQYIEAYFRDIRQLNVADADDYPRVTDHIPEICDLIQTLIDKDLAYAADGDVYYSVERFPSYGKLSGRKPEDMQSGASGRVTEDSRKRHPFDFALWKRSQENEPGWESPWGKGRPGWHIECSAMIRSRLGETIDIHGGGGDLVFPHHENEIAQSEGAHGQPLAKYWAHNGMVRVNGEKMSKSLGNFTTIRELLTQIDPMVLRLFVLQAQYRKPLDFTDEAIASAKNSWATLEDGLRFGQKFGPQLGWSENGSNPGLAEVKESFKTAMDDDFNTSGGLAVVFELAKELRRLGNILAHGGEIAQDPQHLKQQWTTLVELAALLGLEAPSEESSGSDSLTDEAIDEFIRQRQAARQAKNFSEADRIRDELKRQNVTLVDQPSGTTFIRG; encoded by the coding sequence ATGACCCTCAGCATTTACAACACCCAAACCCGGACCAAAGAACCCTTTGAACCCACAGTCCTCGGCGAGGTCAAAATGTACTGCTGTGGCGTCACGGTGTATGACGACTGCCACCTCGGCCACGCCCGTTCCTACATCGTTTGGGATACCGTCCGTCGTTACCTACAATGGCGAGGCTATCGCGTTCAGTACCTGCAAAACTTCACCGATATTGACGACAAAATCCTCAATCGGGCCAAAGAACGGGGCGTTTCCATGGCCGAGATTTCCCAACAGTATATTGAGGCCTATTTCCGAGATATCCGCCAACTGAATGTCGCCGATGCCGATGATTACCCCCGCGTCACCGACCATATCCCCGAAATTTGTGACCTCATCCAAACCCTGATTGATAAAGACCTCGCCTATGCCGCTGACGGGGATGTCTATTACAGTGTCGAACGCTTCCCCAGTTACGGGAAACTCTCCGGACGCAAACCCGAGGATATGCAATCTGGGGCCAGTGGACGGGTGACAGAAGATAGCCGCAAACGCCACCCCTTTGATTTTGCCCTCTGGAAACGCAGTCAAGAGAACGAACCTGGCTGGGAGTCTCCCTGGGGTAAAGGTCGTCCCGGTTGGCATATTGAATGTTCAGCCATGATTCGGTCCCGGCTTGGGGAGACCATTGATATTCATGGCGGCGGCGGGGATTTGGTCTTCCCCCACCATGAGAATGAAATCGCCCAATCGGAAGGGGCCCATGGTCAACCTCTGGCGAAATACTGGGCCCATAACGGCATGGTTCGCGTCAATGGCGAGAAAATGTCGAAGTCCTTGGGCAATTTCACCACCATTCGCGAGTTACTGACTCAGATTGACCCGATGGTATTGCGGTTGTTTGTGCTTCAGGCCCAGTACCGCAAACCCTTGGACTTTACCGATGAGGCGATCGCCTCGGCTAAAAATAGCTGGGCTACCCTTGAGGATGGCTTACGGTTTGGCCAGAAGTTCGGCCCCCAGTTGGGATGGTCTGAGAACGGCTCAAATCCGGGACTCGCTGAGGTGAAGGAGTCATTCAAAACCGCGATGGATGATGATTTCAATACCTCCGGTGGTCTGGCGGTGGTATTTGAGTTGGCCAAGGAGTTACGCCGCCTGGGCAACATCTTGGCCCATGGGGGAGAGATTGCCCAAGACCCCCAACACCTCAAACAACAATGGACGACCCTCGTGGAGTTGGCCGCCCTGTTGGGATTAGAAGCCCCCAGCGAAGAGTCTTCTGGGTCCGATAGCTTGACCGATGAGGCGATTGATGAGTTCATCCGCCAGCGACAGGCGGCTCGTCAGGCGAAAAACTTCAGTGAAGCCGATCGCATTCGCGATGAGTTGAAGCGTCAGAACGTGACCCTGGTGGATCAGCCCAGTGGAACCACCTTTATTCGCGGCTAA
- a CDS encoding nuclear transport factor 2 family protein, whose product MNITTCQTAILPDLDVPVVIEYFQSLNAGDSQQTAQHFAAYGELHPPFQGAIVGVEAIQAYLEAEAQGLTCFPEQATVQTAGDGCQLVQVRGHVKTPYFSVPVTWTFNLNAQAQIERVEIRLLASPEQLLELQQFS is encoded by the coding sequence ATGAATATCACGACCTGTCAAACAGCCATTCTGCCTGATCTAGATGTACCCGTAGTGATTGAGTATTTCCAATCTCTCAACGCCGGGGACTCTCAGCAGACTGCCCAACACTTTGCCGCTTACGGCGAACTGCACCCACCCTTCCAAGGGGCAATTGTCGGAGTTGAGGCGATCCAGGCCTATCTGGAAGCGGAAGCCCAGGGCTTAACCTGTTTCCCCGAACAGGCTACGGTGCAAACCGCCGGCGATGGCTGTCAGCTCGTGCAGGTACGGGGTCATGTGAAAACCCCCTATTTCTCGGTCCCTGTCACCTGGACGTTCAACCTAAACGCCCAGGCTCAAATCGAACGGGTTGAGATCCGTCTGTTAGCATCACCCGAGCAACTGCTAGAGCTGCAACAGTTCAGCTAG
- a CDS encoding orange carotenoid protein N-terminal domain-containing protein: MAYATSSKFTTTQANALSTVEPTSLVPEVSARIQRLATDDQLALLWFIYLEMGKSITPAAPGAARLQLAEGLLAQVKALDSEEQMSFMRDLIAKRDTPLSRAYGVFNANTKLGFWYCLAQGMDEGTIIRVPRRYKPSRTVKEILTILTTQANFSQQITILRNAVVNMGFDALS; encoded by the coding sequence ATGGCTTACGCCACTTCTTCCAAATTCACCACAACTCAAGCCAACGCACTCTCGACCGTCGAACCCACCTCCCTTGTTCCGGAAGTGTCGGCTCGCATCCAACGCCTCGCCACAGATGATCAGTTGGCACTCCTGTGGTTCATCTATCTAGAAATGGGGAAATCCATCACCCCCGCCGCCCCAGGAGCCGCCCGACTGCAACTAGCTGAGGGACTCCTGGCCCAAGTCAAAGCCCTCGACTCCGAGGAGCAAATGAGCTTCATGCGGGATCTCATTGCCAAGCGCGATACCCCCCTCAGTCGAGCCTATGGTGTCTTCAACGCCAACACTAAACTCGGCTTCTGGTACTGCTTGGCCCAAGGAATGGATGAGGGAACCATCATCCGTGTCCCCCGACGCTACAAACCCTCTCGCACCGTGAAAGAGATCCTAACGATCCTGACGACTCAAGCCAACTTCAGCCAGCAAATCACCATCCTCCGAAATGCTGTGGTGAATATGGGCTTTGATGCTCTCAGCTAG
- a CDS encoding small RNA NsiR4-regulated ssr1528 family protein, with the protein MSRDWNPATPYRGAEAIEGAIARGVDLDGSPIPNSQLELYRTVMELEAGRPRSGVTKTLRDRIVRIGCKHFPPEELSRLLQEANLSPLTPQEADFFYPDTTNAP; encoded by the coding sequence ATGTCTCGCGATTGGAATCCCGCTACCCCCTATCGAGGAGCCGAAGCCATTGAAGGGGCGATCGCCCGAGGAGTGGATCTCGATGGAAGTCCCATTCCCAACTCCCAACTAGAACTCTATCGAACCGTCATGGAACTCGAAGCCGGGCGGCCCCGCAGTGGGGTCACCAAAACCCTGCGCGATCGCATCGTCCGTATTGGCTGCAAACACTTCCCTCCAGAGGAACTCAGCCGCCTGCTACAAGAGGCAAATCTCTCCCCCCTCACCCCCCAAGAGGCAGACTTTTTTTACCCCGATACGACAAACGCTCCCTAA
- a CDS encoding HigA family addiction module antitoxin produces the protein MTQTLAPARVSPPGRILSRELEARGWTQKDLAEIMGRPHQTINGIIKGNKQITPETAIELAEALGTSAEFWTNLEAKYRLHIAQKEAGHPSQTSEIARRSCLYSFAPVAEMIKRGWIQATDSITELEQQVCRFFEIDQIGETPKLAVNCRKSEKRDPETQAQIAWMKRVEWVVRHQKLPAFDQATLESAIPEILALSAHAENVALVPDKLFSLGIHFVIVPHLSKTYLDGAVFYLEGRPVLALTLRHKRIDNFWFTLMHELGHIVAGHKGSYLDNMDDLDVSREETEANQLAADWLLDAQALDEFVQQTSPYFSAKKVKDFAKSQNRHPGILVGRLQKEKIIPYTHHNKFLVKIDKHLEQNSDAFPHLAERQVGVKERRVVQLEQLNGHGKGRNKDSEYSGGTIH, from the coding sequence ATGACTCAGACATTAGCACCAGCAAGGGTTTCGCCGCCTGGGCGTATTTTGTCCCGAGAACTCGAAGCCAGAGGATGGACTCAGAAAGACTTAGCCGAGATTATGGGGCGACCCCACCAAACCATCAACGGCATTATCAAAGGGAATAAGCAAATTACGCCTGAGACTGCGATTGAGTTAGCTGAGGCCTTGGGCACCTCTGCGGAGTTTTGGACAAACTTAGAGGCAAAATATCGGCTGCACATAGCCCAAAAGGAAGCCGGTCACCCATCACAGACCAGTGAAATTGCCCGTAGAAGCTGCCTCTACAGCTTTGCTCCGGTCGCGGAAATGATTAAGCGAGGATGGATTCAAGCGACTGACTCAATCACTGAATTGGAGCAACAGGTTTGCCGTTTTTTCGAGATTGATCAAATCGGGGAGACCCCAAAGCTGGCAGTTAACTGTCGGAAGTCTGAAAAGCGAGACCCAGAGACTCAGGCTCAGATTGCCTGGATGAAACGGGTTGAATGGGTGGTGCGTCATCAAAAGCTTCCTGCCTTCGACCAAGCCACCCTTGAGTCCGCTATTCCTGAAATTCTGGCTTTGTCGGCTCATGCTGAAAATGTGGCTTTAGTGCCAGATAAGCTCTTTAGCCTTGGCATCCATTTTGTCATTGTGCCCCATTTGAGTAAGACTTATTTAGATGGTGCAGTCTTTTATCTAGAAGGTAGGCCAGTGCTTGCGCTAACGCTGAGACATAAGCGGATTGATAATTTTTGGTTTACGCTCATGCACGAACTCGGCCATATTGTTGCAGGTCATAAAGGTAGCTATTTAGACAATATGGATGATTTAGATGTTAGTCGAGAAGAAACTGAGGCTAATCAACTGGCGGCAGATTGGTTGCTAGATGCGCAAGCTTTAGATGAATTTGTTCAGCAAACTTCTCCGTATTTTTCGGCGAAGAAGGTAAAAGATTTTGCAAAATCTCAAAATCGACATCCTGGCATCTTAGTGGGTCGCTTGCAAAAGGAAAAAATTATTCCATACACACATCATAATAAGTTTTTGGTTAAAATCGATAAACATCTTGAACAAAATAGCGACGCATTCCCCCACCTCGCCGAACGGCAGGTGGGGGTCAAGGAGCGCCGGGTGGTACAATTGGAGCAACTTAATGGGCACGGCAAAGGACGGAACAAAGATTCCGAGTATTCTGGAGGCACGATTCATTAA
- a CDS encoding RNA-guided endonuclease InsQ/TnpB family protein, translating into MLVLEFKIKGKPHQYAAIDEAIRTAQFVRNKALRYWMDTPGVNKYDLNKYCRVLAREYDFARELNSTARQASAERAWSAIARFFENCRQSVPGKKGYPRFKKNSRSVEYKTSGWKLLDPKHIVFTDKKNVGRLKLVGTWDLAFYGIEQIKRVRLVRRADGYYAQFCVKVEVREELEPSGNTVGLDVGLLEFYTDSNGECEPNPRFYRNAEKKLKRAHRRVSKKQKGSANRKKAVNRLGRVHLKISRQREEHAKRLARCVIQSNDLVAYEDLRIKNLVRNHCLAKSIHDAGWYQFRKWLEHFGVKFGRITVAVNPAYTSQKCSSCGTVVKKSLSTRTHICQCGCELDRDHNAAINILNAALSTVGHTGTWVLDPNASGDLTATLAGANLSGQVGSLKEESPRL; encoded by the coding sequence ATGCTTGTTCTTGAGTTCAAAATCAAAGGGAAACCCCACCAATACGCGGCGATTGACGAAGCGATCCGAACCGCACAGTTCGTTCGCAACAAGGCACTGCGCTATTGGATGGATACCCCTGGGGTCAACAAATACGACCTCAATAAGTACTGTCGGGTACTCGCCCGAGAGTATGATTTTGCTAGAGAACTCAACAGCACGGCTCGTCAAGCTTCAGCCGAACGCGCTTGGTCGGCAATTGCTCGATTTTTCGAGAACTGTCGCCAGTCTGTTCCTGGCAAGAAAGGATATCCCAGGTTCAAGAAAAACAGTCGTTCTGTCGAGTACAAAACTTCCGGTTGGAAGTTACTCGACCCCAAACACATTGTCTTTACCGACAAGAAGAATGTCGGGCGACTGAAGCTAGTTGGAACCTGGGATTTGGCATTTTACGGTATCGAACAAATCAAACGGGTTCGACTGGTTCGCAGAGCCGATGGCTATTACGCTCAGTTCTGCGTCAAAGTAGAGGTTCGAGAAGAACTCGAACCGTCAGGAAATACTGTGGGGTTGGATGTCGGACTCCTTGAGTTCTACACCGATTCCAACGGGGAGTGCGAACCGAACCCGAGGTTTTACCGAAACGCCGAGAAAAAGCTGAAACGCGCTCACCGAAGGGTGAGCAAAAAACAGAAAGGCTCTGCCAACCGAAAAAAAGCCGTCAATCGACTCGGGCGAGTACACCTCAAAATAAGTCGGCAACGTGAAGAACACGCCAAGAGACTGGCGCGTTGCGTAATCCAATCTAACGATTTGGTGGCCTACGAAGATTTGAGGATTAAGAATCTGGTGAGAAACCACTGTCTCGCCAAGTCGATTCACGATGCTGGTTGGTATCAATTTAGGAAATGGTTGGAGCATTTTGGAGTGAAATTCGGCAGGATAACTGTAGCGGTGAATCCTGCCTATACCTCTCAAAAATGCTCGAGTTGCGGCACGGTGGTCAAGAAAAGTCTTTCGACTCGAACTCACATTTGTCAGTGTGGGTGCGAGTTGGATAGAGACCACAACGCAGCCATCAACATTCTGAATGCTGCCTTAAGTACGGTAGGGCATACCGGAACTTGGGTCTTAGACCCAAACGCTTCTGGAGATTTGACCGCTACTTTGGCTGGTGCAAACCTGTCAGGGCAAGTCGGATCGTTGAAGGAAGAATCCCCACGCCTTTAG
- a CDS encoding peptidoglycan-binding domain-containing protein, producing the protein MSYLVLPPRHVLSMRGGTLIVLLSVLLWGGGRLVSEVQASVPQSFDLRSGETGAIAQSNSVLQFGDASNDVAEVQLLLTEFGYFDEPVSGFFGRATQMAVRQFQEDAGLEVNGRVDAETRRALFGRSTSSRRLFSSNEWLEFGDPVLVPGREDDKVRELQVALNQVGLGPIQEDGVYGNETASTVRRFQQRYGIDAPVFGQLDRRTALVLSGVLEGRIRRAEFPVELRPGDFGFEVRELQRVLSETRNPQGSAYFTGPLTGLYADITENAVRAYQRDNGLEASGVATERTLNRLFANHRYVVVVPFRHNRPRLGEMNRVRSAIARLDDLPGLRPQALRFFDDQRGPYIDAGRYLDREAAEARVSALRERGLMNARVEHFQNPLNRMRLSQADLGPR; encoded by the coding sequence ATGTCTTACCTCGTCTTGCCCCCTCGCCATGTGCTCTCGATGAGAGGAGGAACACTTATTGTCCTTCTCTCTGTCCTGCTTTGGGGGGGAGGCCGGCTGGTGTCAGAGGTACAGGCGTCGGTGCCTCAATCCTTCGATTTGAGATCGGGAGAGACCGGGGCGATCGCCCAAAGCAATTCCGTGCTGCAATTCGGTGATGCCAGTAATGATGTGGCGGAAGTACAACTGCTGCTGACGGAATTTGGCTATTTTGATGAACCGGTGAGTGGCTTTTTTGGCCGGGCTACTCAGATGGCGGTGCGACAGTTTCAGGAGGATGCTGGCTTAGAGGTGAATGGACGGGTCGATGCCGAGACTCGCCGGGCCTTGTTTGGCCGTTCCACTTCGTCCCGCCGCCTATTCTCGTCTAATGAGTGGCTCGAATTTGGCGACCCGGTGTTGGTTCCCGGCAGGGAGGACGATAAGGTGCGCGAGTTGCAAGTGGCCCTGAATCAGGTTGGCTTAGGTCCGATTCAGGAGGATGGCGTATATGGAAATGAGACAGCCAGCACCGTGCGGCGGTTTCAACAACGCTACGGAATCGATGCCCCGGTGTTCGGACAACTCGATCGCCGCACGGCACTGGTGCTGTCGGGAGTCTTGGAAGGTCGTATTCGCCGGGCGGAGTTTCCCGTTGAACTCAGGCCTGGGGATTTTGGCTTTGAGGTGCGCGAGTTGCAACGGGTGTTGTCGGAAACCCGTAACCCTCAGGGATCAGCCTATTTTACGGGACCGTTGACGGGTTTGTATGCTGATATTACCGAGAATGCGGTGCGTGCTTATCAGCGGGATAATGGTCTGGAGGCGTCTGGGGTGGCGACGGAGCGAACCTTAAATCGTTTGTTTGCTAACCATCGGTATGTGGTGGTGGTTCCGTTTCGTCATAATCGCCCTCGCCTGGGAGAGATGAATCGGGTTCGCAGTGCGATCGCCCGTCTCGATGACTTACCCGGACTACGGCCCCAGGCGTTGCGCTTTTTTGATGATCAGCGGGGTCCTTATATTGATGCAGGTCGTTATTTGGATCGCGAGGCGGCCGAGGCTCGTGTGTCGGCGTTACGGGAGCGAGGGTTGATGAATGCTCGGGTGGAACATTTCCAGAACCCCCTGAACCGAATGCGTTTGTCTCAAGCCGATTTGGGACCCCGATAG
- a CDS encoding DUF2808 domain-containing protein produces the protein MFFSTSQRRKQILLAGLGGICIGSMAVGTAAQASEESGRQSHFQHPPALDNVSSAAQTTGAWHDTHFITIDVPEDAGTPVAELSIHLETPDVSLDYDTEDTESFLGRPRDRGHSVDLATVSHDTEEGMVHVVFDRPVPPGQTVTVGLSPERNPRLPGVYNLGVTAYSEGDRQGGEFLGYERFHLYD, from the coding sequence ATGTTTTTCAGCACTTCCCAACGACGCAAACAGATTCTGCTGGCAGGACTCGGCGGGATTTGCATCGGATCGATGGCCGTTGGCACTGCCGCCCAGGCCTCAGAGGAATCGGGCCGACAGAGTCACTTTCAGCATCCACCCGCCTTAGATAACGTCAGCAGTGCGGCTCAGACCACTGGGGCGTGGCATGATACCCATTTCATCACCATCGACGTGCCGGAGGATGCCGGAACCCCTGTGGCGGAACTGTCCATTCACCTAGAAACCCCCGACGTCTCCCTCGACTATGACACCGAGGACACCGAAAGCTTCCTCGGCCGGCCGCGCGATCGCGGACACTCCGTTGACTTAGCCACCGTCTCCCATGACACCGAAGAAGGGATGGTTCACGTCGTCTTCGATCGCCCCGTTCCTCCAGGCCAAACCGTTACCGTCGGCTTGAGTCCTGAACGCAACCCCCGACTCCCTGGGGTCTATAACCTTGGCGTGACCGCCTATAGCGAGGGAGATCGCCAAGGCGGGGAATTCCTCGGCTATGAACGCTTCCATCTCTATGACTAG
- the rpsN gene encoding 30S ribosomal protein S14, protein MAKKSSIERHKKRKQLVEKYADLRAELKEEFRTAPTQREKMEIHRKLQQLPRNSSRTRVRNRCWATGRPRGYYRDFGLCRNQLREMAHEGLLPGLVKSSW, encoded by the coding sequence ATGGCTAAGAAAAGCTCCATCGAGCGTCATAAGAAGCGCAAACAACTCGTCGAAAAATACGCCGACCTGCGTGCCGAATTAAAAGAAGAGTTCCGTACCGCGCCCACCCAGCGCGAGAAAATGGAAATTCATCGCAAGCTGCAACAGCTTCCCCGCAACAGTTCCCGCACTCGGGTTCGCAATCGTTGCTGGGCAACCGGTCGTCCTCGGGGATACTACCGGGACTTTGGGCTTTGCCGCAACCAACTGCGAGAAATGGCTCACGAAGGACTCCTACCCGGCCTCGTCAAGTCCAGCTGGTAA
- the aat gene encoding leucyl/phenylalanyl-tRNA--protein transferase, with protein MNTDLTHIIHGYSQGYFLMDNEGDEDPSSENLGWYCSNERTLIPLDSRFRYPKSLRRVLNQERFSVAINRDFPAVVEGCANRDSTWISPPLKQVYLDLHDSGWAHSFETWQGDRLAGGILGIAIGAVFIGESMFFNIPDGSKVAMVKLVEHLRRQKFELFDVQLMNPHLARFGAHTIDDINYQQQLQAAIHRPCRFVP; from the coding sequence ATGAATACCGATTTAACCCATATCATTCACGGCTATTCCCAAGGCTATTTCCTGATGGACAATGAGGGTGACGAAGATCCCTCATCCGAGAATCTGGGCTGGTATTGCAGTAATGAGCGCACCCTCATCCCCCTCGACTCCCGTTTCCGTTATCCTAAATCCTTACGACGGGTTCTCAATCAGGAGCGATTCAGCGTCGCCATTAACCGAGACTTTCCCGCCGTCGTCGAAGGTTGCGCCAATCGAGACAGTACCTGGATTTCGCCACCACTGAAGCAGGTGTATCTGGACTTGCATGACAGCGGCTGGGCCCATAGCTTTGAAACCTGGCAGGGCGATCGCCTCGCCGGAGGGATTCTCGGCATCGCCATCGGAGCGGTGTTTATCGGGGAATCCATGTTTTTTAACATCCCCGACGGCTCAAAAGTTGCGATGGTGAAACTCGTCGAACATCTACGCCGACAGAAGTTTGAATTATTTGACGTGCAACTGATGAATCCCCATCTGGCTCGTTTTGGGGCCCACACCATCGACGATATCAACTATCAACAGCAGCTACAGGCGGCCATTCACCGTCCCTGTCGATTTGTCCCTTAA